The Larus michahellis chromosome 2, bLarMic1.1, whole genome shotgun sequence genome window below encodes:
- the PRL gene encoding prolactin, whose amino-acid sequence MSNKGASLQGLLLVALLVSNMLLTKEGVTSLPICPNGSVNCQVSLGELFDRAVKLSHYIHFLSSEIFNEFDERYAQGRGFITKAVNGCHTSSLTTPEDKEQAQQIHHEDLLNLVLGVLRSWNDPLIHLASEVQRIKEAPDTILWKAVEIEEQNKRLLEGMEKIVGRVHSGETGNEIYSQWEGLPSLQLPDEDSRLFAFYNLLHCLRRDSHKIDNYLKLLKCRLIHDSNC is encoded by the exons ATGAGCAACAAGGGGGCTTCACTGCAAG GTTTGTTGCTGGTCGCTCTTCTGGTGTCCAACATGCTCCTGACAAAGGAAGGAGTGACCTCCTTGCCAATCTGCCCCAATGGATCTGTCAATTGCCAAGTTTCCCTTGGGGAACTTTTTGACCGAGCAGTTAAACTTTCACACTACATCCACTTCCTCTCTTCAGAAATATTCAATGAATTT GACGAACGCTACGCTCAGGGCCGGGGTTTTATTACAAAAGCTGTTAATGGGTGCCACACTTCCTCCTTAACCACTCCTGAAGATAAGGAACAAGCTCAGCAGATTCAT CATGAAGACTTACTGAATTTAGTACTGGGAGTGCTGCGCTCCTGGAATGATCCCCTGATCCATCTGGCCTCTGAAGTACAAAGAATCAAAGAAGCTCCAGACACCATCCTCTGGAAGGCTGTAGAGATTGAAGAACAAAACAAGCGGCTTCTAGAAGGAATGGAGAAAATAGTTGGGCGG GTTCATTCTGGTGAGACTGGAAATGAAATTTACTCTCAGTGGGAAGGCCTTCCATCCCTGCAACTCCCTGATGAGGACTCCAGACTCTTTGCCTTTTACAATCTGCTGCATTGCCTCCGCCGAGATTCCCACAAAATTGACAACTATCTCAAGCTTCTGAAGTGCCGCCTAATCCATGATAGCAATTGTTAA